In one window of Verrucomicrobiota bacterium DNA:
- a CDS encoding mandelate racemase: MKVKIAKVESFPINYPVVGRFKFFEGPKGRPLGRAAVVVKITADDGTVGWGQSVPSPRWSYETLETVYSTLTRHLTPELLERDPFDIEGIHAAMSRAIAPSFSTGQPICKAGVDLALFDLMGKLLKQSAAQRWNRKSRDRLTLSWTLNPRTPDEVEPLIAQGRARGYRHFNVKIAPDPKFDLELCRLVKRLVPDGFLWADANGGYDEETALAVAPKLADIGVPVLEQPLPANRLTGYRRLKKQGALPIIMDEGIVSSVELEEFIKLDLLDGVAIKPARCGGLTDARRQIEIVQGAGLMFLGSGLTDPDLALAASLALYGAYDLKYPAALNGPQFLSGSILKQPFEVKDGELAVPTGHGLGVEVDEAKLPELLVKDV, translated from the coding sequence ATGAAAGTAAAAATCGCCAAAGTCGAAAGTTTTCCCATCAACTATCCGGTGGTTGGCCGGTTCAAGTTCTTCGAAGGGCCAAAGGGTCGCCCGTTGGGTCGGGCTGCCGTGGTCGTGAAGATTACCGCGGACGATGGCACCGTCGGCTGGGGCCAGAGCGTCCCATCGCCCCGGTGGAGTTACGAAACGTTGGAGACGGTTTACTCCACGCTCACGCGCCACCTCACACCGGAGTTGCTCGAACGCGACCCGTTTGACATCGAGGGCATCCACGCCGCGATGAGCCGCGCCATTGCGCCGTCGTTCTCCACCGGCCAGCCGATTTGCAAGGCAGGCGTGGACCTCGCGCTGTTCGACCTCATGGGCAAGCTGCTCAAGCAGTCCGCCGCACAGCGATGGAATCGCAAAAGCCGCGACCGTCTCACATTGAGCTGGACACTCAATCCGCGCACGCCCGACGAAGTCGAACCGCTCATCGCGCAAGGCCGGGCGCGCGGCTACCGACACTTCAACGTCAAGATCGCGCCCGATCCGAAATTCGACCTTGAACTTTGCCGCCTCGTGAAACGCCTCGTGCCCGACGGCTTTCTTTGGGCCGACGCCAACGGCGGCTACGACGAAGAGACCGCGCTGGCCGTCGCGCCCAAGCTGGCGGACATCGGTGTGCCCGTGCTCGAACAGCCGCTCCCAGCCAATCGCCTCACCGGCTATCGCCGCTTGAAGAAGCAGGGCGCGTTGCCCATCATCATGGACGAAGGCATCGTGTCGTCAGTCGAGTTGGAGGAATTCATCAAGCTCGACCTGCTCGACGGTGTGGCGATAAAGCCCGCCCGTTGCGGTGGCCTCACCGATGCGCGTCGCCAGATTGAAATCGTCCAGGGCGCCGGCTTGATGTTTCTCGGCAGCGGCCTGACCGACCCGGACCTTGCCCTGGCCGCTTCGCTCGCGCTCTACGGAGCTTACGATTTGAAATATCCCGCCGCCTTGAACGGCCCGCAGTTCCTCAGCGGCAGTATTCTCAAGCAGCCGTTCGAGGTGAAGGACGGCGAACTCGCAGTGCCGACCGGACACGGCCTGGGCGTCGAAGTGGATGAGGCGAAACTGCCGGAGTTGCTGGTGAAGGACGTGTGA
- a CDS encoding PmoA family protein, producing MKSEIRNPKSERSPKSEARKFGLGDFPGSVERSARGQMALCGAKGLRISGFGFLSDFGFRISGFIFPLALAIHLSFALASRAAEPAPRPSFFFTNVTDKSLALFEGSRPVFVYNHGVLLQPGVPADRARSTYVHPIYGLDGEVLTDDFPKDHYHHRGLFWAWPHVRIGEQHYDLWALNGIEQRFERWLAREADASGATLGVENGWFVGDRKVMQERVWLHASPSGKDERALDVELTWTPVGAPLTLEGAEGKSYGGLTLRFAPRTNTVITTPLGQGDKDLSITRLPWADLSARFAGHAQPSGAAIFVAPEHPDFPPEWLTRHYGVLCLGWPGVVPKTFQVGENIRCRYRVWIHRGAPDVEKVKQAYRAYAEPQPVKREGK from the coding sequence GTGAAATCCGAAATCCGAAATCCGAAATCCGAAAGAAGCCCGAAATCCGAAGCCCGAAAGTTCGGCCTGGGGGATTTCCCGGGGAGTGTCGAGAGAAGCGCGCGAGGACAGATGGCGTTGTGCGGTGCGAAAGGCCTTCGGATTTCGGGATTCGGATTTCTTTCGGATTTCGGATTTCGGATTTCGGGCTTCATCTTCCCGCTCGCACTGGCAATTCATCTGAGCTTCGCCCTCGCCTCGCGTGCTGCCGAGCCTGCGCCCCGTCCCTCCTTCTTCTTCACCAACGTCACCGACAAGTCACTCGCCTTGTTCGAAGGCAGCCGGCCCGTGTTCGTTTACAACCACGGCGTTCTGCTCCAGCCTGGTGTGCCCGCCGACCGCGCCCGCAGCACTTACGTGCATCCGATCTACGGTCTCGATGGCGAGGTGCTCACTGACGATTTTCCGAAAGACCACTACCATCATCGCGGACTTTTCTGGGCCTGGCCGCACGTCCGCATCGGCGAACAGCACTACGATCTTTGGGCGCTCAACGGAATCGAGCAACGCTTCGAACGCTGGCTCGCGCGCGAGGCCGACGCCAGCGGCGCGACACTCGGCGTGGAGAACGGTTGGTTTGTCGGTGATCGGAAGGTCATGCAGGAACGGGTCTGGCTCCACGCCTCGCCGTCGGGCAAAGACGAACGCGCGCTGGATGTCGAATTGACGTGGACGCCCGTCGGCGCGCCGCTCACGCTGGAAGGCGCCGAAGGCAAGAGCTATGGCGGATTGACACTCCGCTTCGCGCCCCGCACCAACACCGTCATCACCACGCCGCTGGGGCAGGGCGATAAGGACCTCAGCATCACGCGGCTCCCGTGGGCCGATCTCTCCGCGCGCTTCGCCGGACACGCGCAACCCAGCGGCGCCGCCATTTTCGTCGCGCCCGAGCATCCAGACTTTCCGCCGGAATGGCTCACGCGCCACTACGGCGTGTTGTGCCTCGGCTGGCCGGGTGTAGTTCCGAAAACATTTCAAGTCGGCGAAAACATTCGATGCCGTTACCGTGTGTGGATTCATCGCGGCGCGCCGGACGTGGAAAAGGTAAAGCAAGCGTACCGGGCGTATGCGGAGCCGCAGCCCGTGAAGCGGGAGGGGAAATGA
- a CDS encoding DegT/DnrJ/EryC1/StrS family aminotransferase has translation MKIQHDLQIKFGSEYGPEEERAMIEVLRQGAPTSGDACIQFEKDFAAYCGTTHARACSNGTAALFLSLVALDIKRGDRVLTTPLTWIATAAAGATLGAEVDFVDIDPVTCNLDPKKLEEKLTPNTRAVLPVHLYGQCCEMNAILALAKRHGFAVIEDACHAVGAEYKGRKAGSIGTTGCFSFHEQKNMSTLGEGGMIVTNDAALFEKIALYRSHCTRVYGKSTKYCSLDETKFPMGKRFWWQDFDDCGYNFRMTDMQAAVGIIQLKKLDTLNQRRIDNAAYLTAGLRDVPGLTLPTVAPGNKHVFHLYPVQIIPAEFGMSRDDFIYAMLHERGIKVGTHYTPLHYSTAFRKRGFKKGQFPVAEAMAERLVTLPINPRQTREALDYLIASIRQLQKP, from the coding sequence ATGAAGATTCAACACGATCTGCAAATCAAATTCGGCAGCGAATACGGCCCGGAGGAAGAGCGCGCCATGATCGAAGTGTTGCGCCAGGGCGCGCCAACGAGCGGTGACGCGTGCATCCAGTTTGAGAAGGACTTCGCCGCGTATTGCGGCACGACTCACGCCCGCGCCTGCAGCAACGGCACCGCGGCGCTCTTCCTGTCGCTCGTCGCCCTCGACATCAAACGCGGCGACCGCGTCCTAACCACGCCGTTGACGTGGATCGCCACTGCCGCCGCCGGTGCGACGCTCGGCGCTGAAGTTGATTTCGTTGATATCGATCCTGTTACCTGCAACCTCGATCCGAAAAAGCTGGAGGAGAAACTTACGCCCAACACGAGGGCCGTGCTGCCGGTCCACCTTTATGGCCAGTGCTGCGAGATGAACGCCATTCTCGCGCTCGCCAAGCGACACGGGTTTGCGGTGATTGAAGATGCCTGCCACGCGGTCGGCGCGGAATACAAAGGACGCAAGGCCGGCAGCATTGGGACGACCGGCTGCTTCAGTTTTCACGAACAGAAAAATATGTCCACGCTGGGCGAGGGCGGCATGATCGTCACCAACGACGCCGCGCTGTTTGAAAAAATTGCGCTCTACCGTTCCCATTGCACGCGCGTCTATGGCAAGAGCACGAAATATTGTTCGCTCGACGAGACGAAGTTCCCGATGGGCAAACGGTTTTGGTGGCAGGATTTCGATGACTGCGGCTACAACTTCCGCATGACGGACATGCAGGCGGCCGTCGGCATCATCCAGTTGAAGAAACTCGACACGCTCAACCAACGCCGCATCGACAACGCCGCCTATCTGACTGCTGGACTCCGCGACGTGCCGGGATTGACGTTGCCGACGGTTGCGCCGGGCAACAAACACGTCTTCCACCTTTACCCCGTGCAAATCATTCCCGCCGAATTCGGAATGAGCCGCGACGATTTTATTTACGCGATGCTGCACGAACGCGGCATCAAAGTCGGCACGCATTACACCCCGCTGCATTACTCAACCGCTTTTCGGAAACGTGGTTTCAAGAAGGGACAATTCCCCGTGGCCGAAGCCATGGCCGAGCGCCTCGTCACGCTTCCCATCAACCCGCGCCAAACCCGCGAAGCCCTTGACTATTTGATCGCCAGCATCCGGCAACTGCAAAAGCCGTAA
- a CDS encoding SDR family oxidoreductase, producing the protein MAKRILITGANGFVASNVIWQADPDCELHALSRESGPSPRRNLHWHVVNSAEAEQLRQTFQSVRPDAVIHTAALASIDYCETHQQIAREVNVGITQTLADLCASSGAKLVFCSSDTVFDGEHAPYRETDMPRPVNFYATTKVEAEKIVSLLGASGIIARLSLVVGLPMLSQGNSFLATMIPTLKAGREVTFPTNEIRTPVDVITVARALIELAVGSHSGIFHLAGNDSLSRFAMAQRIAVRLGFPKQQIIATDSSDMPGRAPRPRNVSLDNTKARAELKTPMLSLDEGLALALQSRRITSP; encoded by the coding sequence ATGGCGAAACGCATCCTCATTACCGGGGCCAATGGCTTCGTGGCGAGCAACGTCATCTGGCAGGCTGACCCCGATTGCGAATTGCACGCGCTGTCCCGCGAATCTGGCCCGTCTCCGCGCAGGAACTTGCATTGGCACGTGGTCAACTCCGCCGAGGCCGAACAACTCCGTCAGACTTTTCAGAGCGTGCGACCTGACGCCGTGATCCACACCGCCGCGCTGGCCAGCATTGATTATTGCGAGACGCATCAGCAAATCGCCCGTGAGGTGAACGTCGGGATCACGCAAACGCTGGCCGACCTCTGCGCGAGCAGCGGCGCCAAACTGGTTTTCTGTTCCAGCGATACGGTGTTCGATGGCGAACACGCGCCGTATCGTGAAACGGACATGCCCCGGCCCGTCAACTTCTACGCAACCACCAAGGTTGAAGCCGAAAAAATCGTGTCACTACTGGGCGCGAGCGGCATCATTGCCCGCCTCTCGCTCGTCGTCGGATTGCCGATGCTGAGCCAGGGCAACTCTTTTCTGGCGACCATGATTCCAACGCTCAAAGCCGGTCGCGAAGTTACTTTCCCCACCAACGAAATCCGCACACCGGTTGATGTCATCACCGTCGCGCGCGCATTGATCGAACTGGCCGTAGGTAGTCACTCCGGCATTTTTCACCTCGCCGGCAACGACAGTCTCAGCCGTTTCGCAATGGCGCAGCGTATTGCTGTGCGTCTCGGTTTTCCGAAACAGCAAATCATCGCCACGGATTCCAGCGACATGCCGGGCCGCGCGCCCCGACCCAGAAATGTTTCGCTCGACAACACCAAGGCCCGCGCCGAACTTAAGACGCCGATGCTCAGTCTCGACGAAGGACTTGCGTTGGCGCTGCAATCAAGAAGAATCACCTCGCCTTGA
- a CDS encoding site-specific DNA-methyltransferase — protein MYQIEQTDCFEWLRRCPTHSLHAVCTDPPYGILEFTEKELTKLRAGRGGVWRLPPKVGGSHRDPLPRFTVLTDEQKQHLRDYFRDWGRLLMNPLVPGAHVCVAGHPILQHHVQGAMTEAGFEVRPAIMRLYYSFRGGDRPKNAEAEFPEVCVSPKGAYEPWMLFRKPIDTKTVAENLRRWKTGALRRLSTDKPLPDAIPSGRTPKREEAISNHPCLKPQHFMRIIVRSLLPLGEGTILDPFMGSGSTIAAAQAVGYTATGLELDTEYFRLAEKAIPRLAALYPEFKGQAIDVELNGSVERDEPQDQLALVLAETPPLYRTRGPSLPRRNETKAGTSSAPKERKQRQK, from the coding sequence ATGTATCAGATCGAACAAACCGACTGCTTTGAATGGCTGCGGCGTTGTCCCACCCATTCATTGCACGCCGTTTGTACCGACCCGCCTTATGGCATTTTGGAGTTTACCGAGAAAGAGCTGACCAAACTCCGCGCAGGGCGCGGCGGCGTCTGGCGCTTGCCGCCCAAAGTAGGGGGCAGCCATCGCGATCCATTGCCGCGTTTTACCGTCCTGACCGACGAGCAGAAACAGCACTTGCGCGATTACTTTCGCGATTGGGGCAGGCTCCTGATGAATCCTCTGGTGCCCGGGGCGCACGTTTGCGTCGCCGGCCATCCAATCCTTCAACATCACGTGCAAGGCGCGATGACCGAGGCCGGCTTTGAAGTGCGTCCCGCCATTATGCGCCTCTACTACAGCTTTCGCGGCGGCGACCGGCCCAAGAACGCTGAAGCCGAATTCCCCGAAGTCTGCGTCAGCCCGAAAGGCGCATACGAGCCGTGGATGCTTTTCCGCAAACCCATTGACACAAAAACCGTCGCTGAGAATTTGCGACGATGGAAAACCGGCGCTCTGCGCCGCCTCTCCACGGACAAACCGTTGCCTGATGCCATCCCGAGCGGGCGAACTCCCAAACGCGAAGAAGCGATTTCAAACCATCCCTGCCTCAAACCGCAGCACTTCATGCGCATCATTGTGCGGTCGCTCCTGCCGTTGGGCGAGGGAACGATTCTCGATCCCTTCATGGGTTCCGGCTCGACCATCGCCGCCGCGCAAGCGGTTGGTTACACCGCCACCGGACTGGAGCTCGACACCGAGTATTTCCGGCTCGCGGAAAAGGCGATTCCGCGCTTGGCGGCGCTGTATCCTGAATTCAAAGGGCAGGCCATTGACGTGGAACTCAACGGCAGCGTGGAACGCGACGAACCGCAGGACCAGTTGGCGCTCGTCCTGGCCGAAACGCCGCCGCTCTACAGGACGCGAGGGCCCAGCTTGCCGCGCCGAAATGAAACGAAGGCGGGAACGAGCAGTGCGCCGAAGGAACGGAAGCAGCGTCAAAAGTGA
- a CDS encoding ROK family protein translates to MKQVYLAIEIGGSKLQIVVGDQQASIIQRHRVSVNPAEGGVGIRRQIESALGELKSTQLAAIGVGFGGPVDWRTGKICCSHQVEGWTDFELGDWLHSLTNAPVVVENDSNAAALGEALRGAGRGCNPAFYFNMGSGVGGGLVVDGKIYHGAKPGEVEFGHVLLERDKTTVESRCSGWAVDEKIRALKTTEPESALNRFVRGSPGGEAKHLAAALLQGDGAARRILQETAQDLAFALSHVVHLFHPEVIVMGGGLSLVGEPLRTAVENALRSYVMEAFAPGPRVCLAQLGEDAVPVGALLLARAGKTIT, encoded by the coding sequence ATGAAGCAAGTGTATCTCGCCATCGAAATCGGCGGCAGCAAATTGCAAATCGTGGTGGGCGACCAGCAGGCGAGCATCATTCAACGTCATCGCGTCAGCGTGAATCCAGCCGAAGGGGGCGTCGGCATACGCCGTCAGATCGAATCGGCGCTTGGCGAATTGAAAAGCACACAGCTCGCCGCCATTGGCGTCGGCTTTGGCGGGCCGGTGGATTGGCGAACGGGAAAAATCTGTTGCTCGCACCAGGTCGAAGGTTGGACGGATTTTGAACTGGGCGACTGGCTTCATTCGCTCACCAACGCGCCCGTGGTGGTGGAGAACGACTCGAACGCAGCGGCGCTTGGTGAAGCCTTGCGCGGCGCAGGCCGCGGATGCAACCCGGCTTTCTACTTCAACATGGGTAGCGGCGTGGGGGGGGGACTGGTGGTGGACGGGAAAATCTATCACGGCGCAAAGCCGGGCGAGGTGGAGTTTGGTCACGTGCTGCTGGAACGCGACAAGACGACCGTCGAATCCCGCTGTTCGGGCTGGGCGGTGGACGAAAAAATTCGCGCGCTGAAAACAACCGAGCCGGAAAGTGCGCTTAATCGGTTCGTCCGTGGAAGCCCCGGTGGCGAGGCGAAACACCTCGCTGCCGCCTTGCTGCAGGGCGACGGAGCGGCCCGGCGGATTCTCCAGGAGACGGCGCAGGACCTGGCCTTTGCCTTGTCGCACGTCGTGCATTTGTTTCATCCCGAAGTCATCGTCATGGGCGGTGGATTGTCGCTGGTGGGCGAGCCATTGCGGACGGCGGTTGAAAATGCGCTGCGCAGCTACGTGATGGAGGCGTTTGCCCCCGGACCGCGTGTTTGTCTTGCGCAACTGGGCGAAGACGCGGTGCCCGTGGGCGCGCTGTTGCTCGCCAGGGCGGGCAAAACGATTACCTAG
- a CDS encoding transposase, which translates to MIKQNLNTSAVGAAQAAIIKPQTLKLGLDVHADTIVVVRLLDHSAPQPAQKFTPAKFLAWIKTQLPLAEAVHSCYEAGPFGYGLHRDLVALGVHNLVVQPVCLDEQHKGVNHDKSDAKQLALRLDRYVAGNPHALATVRVPTPAEEQKRSESRQREQLKREVKRVAAQGRSLLLTQGRREKKGWWEDRRWSKLNRQLPAWLVERLECFRRVLATLTAELDAATTALEAAAPARRPKGLGGLTYEVVEREIGDWHRFRNRRQVGSYTGLCGGVSASGKSTHLLPITKHGNVRRRTALVELAWRLVVWQRDCALVKKWEDVLGNPKATKAAKKKAIVALARQMAVDLWRWRTDRVPPETFGWTMVGAAA; encoded by the coding sequence ATGATCAAACAAAACCTGAATACTTCTGCAGTTGGCGCGGCGCAAGCCGCAATCATAAAACCGCAAACCCTCAAACTGGGCCTGGACGTTCACGCCGACACCATCGTTGTTGTGCGGCTCCTGGACCACAGCGCGCCCCAGCCGGCTCAAAAGTTCACGCCGGCCAAGTTCCTGGCGTGGATCAAGACCCAGCTCCCGCTGGCCGAGGCGGTGCATAGTTGCTACGAAGCCGGCCCCTTCGGCTATGGGCTGCACCGCGACTTGGTGGCGTTGGGCGTCCACAACCTGGTCGTCCAACCCGTCTGCCTGGATGAACAGCACAAGGGCGTCAACCACGACAAGAGCGACGCCAAACAACTGGCCCTGCGGCTGGATCGTTACGTGGCCGGCAACCCGCACGCCCTGGCCACCGTGCGCGTGCCCACGCCGGCAGAGGAACAAAAGCGCAGCGAAAGCCGCCAGCGGGAACAACTCAAACGCGAGGTCAAGCGCGTGGCGGCGCAAGGCCGCAGCCTGTTGCTCACCCAGGGCCGGCGCGAAAAGAAGGGCTGGTGGGAGGATCGACGCTGGTCCAAACTCAACCGCCAACTCCCGGCCTGGCTGGTTGAACGGTTGGAGTGCTTCCGCCGCGTGCTGGCCACCTTGACCGCCGAACTGGACGCGGCCACCACCGCCTTGGAAGCCGCCGCGCCCGCCCGGCGTCCCAAAGGCTTGGGTGGCCTGACCTACGAAGTGGTCGAACGCGAGATCGGTGACTGGCATCGTTTCCGAAACCGGCGCCAAGTCGGCAGTTACACCGGCCTGTGCGGCGGGGTGAGCGCCAGCGGCAAGAGCACGCACCTCTTGCCCATCACCAAACACGGCAACGTGCGGCGGCGCACCGCGCTGGTGGAACTGGCCTGGCGGCTGGTGGTGTGGCAACGCGACTGTGCGCTGGTCAAGAAATGGGAGGACGTGTTGGGCAATCCGAAGGCGACGAAGGCCGCGAAGAAGAAAGCCATCGTGGCCCTGGCGCGGCAAATGGCGGTGGACCTGTGGCGCTGGCGCACCGATCGCGTGCCCCCGGAAACCTTCGGCTGGACGATGGTCGGCGCGGCGGCTTGA
- a CDS encoding TIGR00730 family Rossman fold protein, translating into MLEGPRSRTSELVTLLRVMRDFLRGFRVLHFVGPCVTMFGSARTREGDPYYQLARQMGAATARLGFTIMTGGGPGIMEAANRGAKDAGGRSVGCNIELPFEQKSNSYLDRSVTLYYFFVRKTLLIKYSYAFVVFPGGAGTVDELFEALTLIQTGKIQHFPIVMMGTDYWHGLTGFIQKMARAGTISPEDLKLIYATDSVDDAIAHIRQHAIEPFGLKPAVRRRLPWLGELGFEKPQRST; encoded by the coding sequence ATGCTCGAAGGGCCGCGCTCGCGCACCAGTGAATTGGTGACCCTGCTCCGGGTGATGCGGGATTTTCTGCGCGGATTTCGCGTGCTTCATTTCGTCGGGCCATGCGTCACCATGTTCGGTTCGGCGCGTACGCGCGAAGGTGATCCGTATTACCAGTTGGCACGGCAGATGGGCGCGGCGACGGCGCGGCTCGGTTTCACGATCATGACCGGCGGCGGTCCGGGCATCATGGAGGCCGCCAATCGCGGCGCGAAAGACGCGGGCGGACGTTCTGTCGGGTGCAACATCGAGCTTCCCTTCGAGCAAAAGTCAAACTCCTACCTCGACCGCTCCGTGACCTTGTACTATTTCTTCGTCCGTAAAACGTTGCTCATCAAATACAGTTACGCTTTCGTCGTCTTCCCCGGCGGGGCGGGCACGGTGGACGAACTGTTCGAGGCGCTGACGCTGATTCAGACCGGCAAGATTCAACACTTTCCCATCGTCATGATGGGGACGGATTACTGGCACGGGCTGACCGGCTTCATCCAGAAGATGGCCCGCGCGGGCACCATCAGTCCCGAGGACCTCAAGTTGATTTATGCAACGGACTCGGTGGACGACGCCATCGCTCACATCCGCCAGCACGCCATCGAACCATTCGGCTTGAAACCCGCCGTGCGCCGGCGACTGCCGTGGTTGGGTGAGTTGGGATTCGAGAAACCGCAGCGCTCAACCTGA
- a CDS encoding MFS transporter gives MSATSDSLSREQSLWRWRILISTYFAYAGFYLTRKVFTICKNPLAKEFNVDLSQIAHIWTAYLVAYMVGQFLSSMIGRKWGPRVLLLGGLGASIVINFVFGIANSYWTFLVFMFVNGLAQAAGWPGCVGGVSEWLRKKERGSIMGVWSTNYLVGNMLVKSIGGYLLAKYGWRYAFFGCTILTVGIWWIIYFWQRNKPQDVGLTPIVQPETEDTRTVRVSTEEHITLRQYFHLAVNPVVMIMGISYFSVKFLRYALDSWLPTFLNLQGMDVGRASYYSGIFDFAGLAGAIIAGWALDRWFRGQWQILCFIMGIGMVLGYVLVVVFGANPYALAFCFGAVGFMIYGPDTILAGAASVQVAGERNGVAVAGLVNGVGSLGPVVQEEVIGRIMGNKDINVAIRNANILTLSMSIVFLLTMVVVIWYVHAAHKKHRAADAAVADAGKRPDG, from the coding sequence ATGTCTGCCACGAGCGACTCCCTCTCACGCGAGCAGTCCCTCTGGCGCTGGCGCATCTTGATCTCCACTTACTTTGCCTACGCGGGATTTTATCTGACGCGGAAGGTTTTCACCATTTGCAAGAATCCCCTCGCCAAGGAATTCAACGTGGACCTCAGCCAGATTGCGCACATCTGGACGGCGTACCTCGTGGCTTACATGGTCGGCCAGTTCTTAAGCAGCATGATCGGACGAAAATGGGGACCGCGCGTGTTGTTGCTCGGTGGGCTGGGCGCTTCGATTGTCATCAACTTCGTTTTTGGCATCGCCAATTCCTATTGGACGTTTCTCGTGTTCATGTTCGTGAATGGACTGGCGCAGGCGGCCGGCTGGCCCGGTTGCGTCGGCGGCGTGTCGGAATGGCTGCGTAAAAAGGAACGCGGCAGCATCATGGGCGTCTGGTCCACGAACTATCTTGTCGGCAACATGCTGGTCAAAAGCATTGGCGGCTACCTGCTCGCGAAATACGGTTGGCGTTACGCTTTTTTCGGCTGCACGATTCTGACCGTCGGCATCTGGTGGATCATTTATTTCTGGCAACGGAACAAACCCCAGGACGTGGGACTGACGCCCATCGTCCAGCCGGAAACGGAGGACACTCGCACCGTGCGAGTGTCCACCGAGGAACACATCACCCTTCGACAGTACTTCCATCTCGCAGTCAACCCCGTGGTGATGATTATGGGCATCAGCTATTTCTCCGTCAAATTTCTCCGCTATGCGCTGGATTCCTGGCTGCCGACGTTTTTGAATTTGCAAGGCATGGATGTCGGGCGCGCTTCGTATTACTCCGGCATTTTCGATTTTGCCGGACTGGCCGGGGCCATCATCGCGGGCTGGGCGTTGGATCGTTGGTTTCGCGGTCAATGGCAGATCCTCTGTTTCATCATGGGCATCGGCATGGTGCTCGGGTACGTGCTGGTCGTCGTGTTCGGCGCCAATCCGTACGCGCTCGCGTTCTGTTTCGGCGCCGTGGGATTCATGATCTACGGCCCGGACACGATTCTCGCCGGCGCCGCTTCGGTGCAAGTCGCGGGCGAACGAAACGGCGTGGCCGTCGCCGGGTTGGTCAACGGCGTGGGCAGCCTCGGCCCGGTGGTCCAGGAGGAGGTCATTGGCCGGATCATGGGAAACAAAGACATCAATGTCGCCATTCGGAACGCGAACATTCTTACGCTTTCCATGAGCATCGTCTTTCTTTTGACGATGGTCGTCGTCATCTGGTACGTCCACGCAGCCCACAAGAAACATCGTGCCGCCGACGCAGCGGTGGCCGACGCCGGCAAGCGGCCGGACGGATAG
- a CDS encoding Gfo/Idh/MocA family oxidoreductase yields the protein MNRNIPFNRRKFLKHISAGTAGIAAAPWLARGAAGAKERLNLGLIGTGDRGSYLMKEIIAASGKCNVNITAVCDVWRKNREAAAAQVKQHFGREPKGFTRFGELLASPDVDAVVIATPDFSHGPILVAALEAGKDVYVEKPMTIDIATANQALDLARAKDRVVQAGTQHRSEGRYRSAAKFVATGALGKLSRITAAMAVNAPRWARKYDDCHEADVDWEAFCLGRIHRPFNPRLLRCWQLFRDTTNGIAGLWMTHYADSVHLITGSKYPANAVANGGIYVWRDGREHTDTFQALLEYPEGYLFDWGMFLGNSAGIHFTMHGTQGTLDLEAWSFSTEGAAEVKVGEAKTTKLTVEPDVSHMENWLQCLRSRAKPNADIQFGHQHAVATIMAATALETGLRQKWDSAKRELVAG from the coding sequence ATGAACCGCAATATTCCATTCAACCGCCGCAAGTTCCTCAAACACATTTCCGCCGGCACTGCCGGCATCGCTGCCGCGCCGTGGCTTGCCCGTGGCGCGGCGGGCGCGAAGGAACGCCTCAACCTCGGCCTCATCGGCACGGGCGACCGCGGCTCGTACTTGATGAAGGAAATCATCGCGGCGAGCGGGAAGTGCAATGTGAACATCACCGCCGTCTGCGACGTGTGGAGAAAAAATCGGGAGGCTGCGGCAGCACAGGTGAAGCAACATTTCGGACGCGAGCCGAAGGGGTTCACGCGGTTTGGGGAATTGCTAGCGTCGCCCGACGTGGACGCCGTGGTGATCGCCACGCCGGATTTCAGTCACGGCCCCATTCTGGTCGCGGCGCTGGAGGCGGGAAAGGATGTCTATGTCGAAAAACCGATGACCATCGACATCGCAACGGCCAACCAGGCGCTCGACCTAGCGCGCGCGAAAGACCGCGTCGTGCAAGCCGGCACGCAGCACCGGAGCGAAGGCCGCTACCGCAGCGCGGCGAAATTCGTGGCCACGGGCGCGCTCGGCAAGCTCAGCCGCATCACCGCCGCCATGGCAGTGAACGCCCCGCGATGGGCGCGCAAGTACGACGACTGCCACGAAGCGGACGTGGATTGGGAGGCGTTCTGTCTGGGTCGGATTCATCGGCCATTCAACCCGCGCCTGCTCCGCTGCTGGCAACTTTTCCGCGACACCACCAATGGCATCGCCGGTTTGTGGATGACGCATTACGCCGACTCGGTGCATCTGATCACTGGATCAAAATATCCGGCCAACGCCGTGGCCAATGGCGGCATCTATGTGTGGCGCGACGGACGCGAGCACACGGACACTTTTCAGGCGCTGCTCGAATATCCCGAAGGTTACCTTTTCGATTGGGGTATGTTCCTGGGCAATTCGGCGGGCATCCACTTCACCATGCACGGCACCCAGGGCACGCTCGACCTGGAGGCGTGGTCCTTCTCGACGGAAGGTGCGGCGGAAGTGAAGGTGGGCGAGGCCAAGACCACGAAATTAACGGTTGAACCGGACGTGAGTCACATGGAGAACTGGCTGCAATGCCTCCGTTCGCGCGCGAAACCGAATGCCGATATCCAGTTCGGCCATCAACATGCCGTCGCCACCATCATGGCCGCGACCGCCCTCGAAACCGGCCTCCGACAAAAGTGGGACTCCGCAAAACGCGAGCTGGTCGCGGGATGA